A section of the Thauera chlorobenzoica genome encodes:
- the rlmD gene encoding 23S rRNA (uracil(1939)-C(5))-methyltransferase RlmD, with protein MPVASIESLDHEGRGVAHVDGKAVFVDGALPGEEVEYTVLRERPSYAQATVERIFRPSAQRVAPRCRHYRTCGGCSMQHLDAVAQAAAKQRILEDALWHIGKLRPAILYPAIHGPAWGYRDRARLGVRLVPSKGGLRVGFHERRSSYIVDMRECPVLPPRISALLPRLRELIAGLSIPDRLPQVEIAVGDAVTVFVFRNLLPFSRADETRLAAFAEAEGIQVWQQPGGPDSAIPLHPADGPGLTYTLPEFDVKMDFRPTDFTQVNVHINRVLIRRSMQLLDPQPGERIADLFCGLGNFSLPIARRGARLVGVEGSDALVARALDNARRNGLGQLTEFHAANLFEATEDSLAALGPLDKLLIDPPREGAIAVVKALGPQQRPVRIVYVSCNPATLARDAAVLVREKGYALRGAGIANMFPQTSHVESIALFEHSGRS; from the coding sequence ATGCCTGTCGCAAGTATCGAATCCCTGGACCACGAAGGCCGTGGTGTCGCCCATGTCGACGGCAAGGCGGTGTTCGTCGATGGCGCGTTACCGGGCGAGGAGGTGGAATACACCGTGCTGCGCGAACGCCCCAGCTACGCCCAGGCCACGGTCGAACGCATTTTCCGCCCCAGCGCCCAGCGCGTGGCGCCGCGCTGCCGGCATTACCGAACCTGCGGCGGCTGCTCGATGCAGCACCTGGATGCCGTCGCCCAGGCCGCAGCCAAGCAACGCATCCTCGAAGACGCGCTGTGGCATATCGGCAAGCTGCGCCCGGCGATTCTCTACCCTGCGATCCACGGCCCGGCCTGGGGGTATCGCGATCGTGCGCGGCTCGGGGTGCGCCTGGTGCCGAGCAAGGGCGGGCTGCGCGTCGGCTTCCACGAGCGGCGATCGAGCTACATCGTCGACATGCGCGAATGCCCGGTGCTGCCGCCGCGGATCTCGGCCCTGTTGCCCCGTCTGCGCGAGCTCATCGCCGGATTGTCGATTCCCGATCGCCTGCCCCAGGTCGAAATCGCCGTCGGCGACGCCGTCACCGTGTTCGTGTTCCGCAACCTGCTGCCTTTCAGCCGCGCGGATGAAACCCGTCTCGCCGCCTTTGCCGAAGCCGAAGGTATCCAGGTGTGGCAGCAGCCCGGCGGCCCGGATTCGGCCATTCCGCTGCATCCGGCGGATGGGCCGGGACTGACCTATACGCTGCCCGAGTTCGATGTGAAGATGGATTTCCGTCCGACCGACTTCACCCAGGTCAACGTGCACATCAACCGCGTGCTGATCCGGCGCTCGATGCAACTGCTCGACCCGCAGCCGGGGGAGCGCATCGCCGACCTGTTCTGCGGTCTGGGCAACTTCAGCCTGCCGATTGCGCGCCGTGGCGCCCGCCTGGTTGGCGTCGAAGGCAGCGACGCGCTGGTCGCGCGCGCGCTCGACAACGCCCGCCGCAATGGCCTCGGGCAGCTCACCGAATTCCATGCGGCCAATCTGTTCGAGGCCACCGAGGACAGCCTCGCCGCCCTCGGTCCGCTCGACAAGCTGTTGATCGATCCGCCGCGCGAGGGCGCGATCGCCGTGGTCAAGGCCCTCGGCCCGCAGCAACGCCCGGTGCGCATCGTCTATGTGTCGTGCAATCCGGCCACGCTGGCCCGTGACGCCGCCGTGCTGGTGAGGGAAAAGGGGTATGCGCTGCGCGGCGCCGGCATCGCCAACATGTTCCCGCAGACATCGCACGTCGAGTCGATCGCACTGTTCGAGCATTCCGGCCGGAGCTGA